The Acetonema longum DSM 6540 DNA segment GCCGTAGCGCCGATCATCTCCGCCGCCACCAGCGCCATTACGCAATAGGAGCCCCCTAGCCGAATACCGGTAAAGATGGCTGGCGCTGCTGCCGGCAAAATCACTTTTAGGAAAATGAAGCTCCGGGATGCTCCCATGGATTTGACCGACTGGACCACCAGCTTGTCCACCTGTTTGACGCCATTGCTGGTATTGAGTAAAATCGGCCACAGAGAGGCCCAGAAGATGATAATAGTCTTTGACAGTTCGCCGACCCCGAACAGCAAAATAAACACGGGAAACAGCGCAAAAGCTGACATTTGCCGGAAAGATTGAAACAAAACGTCCAGATAGTCCTCTATCCGTTTAAAATAACCGATAAACAGGCCCAATACCGTGCCGGCGGCTACTGAAACCGCCATGCCGATCAGCACCCGCTGCAGGCTGACACTCAGGTGCTTAAGCAGAGCGCCGCTCTGCAAAAGCAGCCAAATTGCCTGCAGCACCGCCGACGGCGGGCTCAGGTAGGTGGAAAGCACCCAGCCCGCCCGCGGCGCCGTCTCCCATAAAGCAAGAAATAGAAGCAGGCCCACTGTCTTTTCAAAAGAACTGCCAAAAATCTCAGCCAATTTTTTCATTATGTTCCCTTTCTTCAATCCCTGCCTGCAAGCTCTGGGCCTTGACCACTTCGTCCTTAATCAGTTCCCAGGCGTATTGCCTGATCCGGGCAAAATCGCCGGAGTTGCGGATAGCCTCAGTGCGCGGGCGGGGCAGCGCCACTTCGATCAGTTCCTTTACCTGCCCCGGCCTGGCGGTCATGACCGCCACCCGGTCTGATAACAGGATGGCTTCGTCAATGCTGTGAGTAATAAACACAATGGTTTTCTTATCGGCTTCCCAGATTTTAATCAGTTCAATCTGCAAGATTTCCCGGGTTTGAGCATCCAAAGCGGCAAATGGTTCATCCATCAGCAGCAAATCAGGCTGATAGGCCAGTACCCGGGCAATGGCCACCCGCTGACGCATACCCCCTGACAACTGGTGGGGGTATTGATGGGCGAACGCCGACAATCCCACTAAAGCCAGGTAATGCTGGGCAATGGCCCGGCGTTCCTTTTTGCCTACATGACGGATTTCCAGTCCGATTTCCAGATTTTCCAGTACAGTCCGCCAAGGCAATAAGGCATAGCCCTGAAAGACCAGACCGCGGTCAAAACTCCGGGTCTTTATTGTTTCTCCGTCCACCAGAATTTCACCGCCGTCATGACGGTCCAAGCCGGCCAGGATATTCAAAAAAGTCGATTTTCCACAACCACTGGGTCCAAGGATTGAGAGAAATTCCCCTTCACGAATCTGCAGGTTAAAATTTTCCAGGACCACTAATCGTTCTGTTTCGCCGGAATTATTTTTCACTTGAAATTCGCGGTGAATCCGACCGGCCTGTATTTTGATCAT contains these protein-coding regions:
- a CDS encoding ABC transporter permease gives rise to the protein MKKLAEIFGSSFEKTVGLLLFLALWETAPRAGWVLSTYLSPPSAVLQAIWLLLQSGALLKHLSVSLQRVLIGMAVSVAAGTVLGLFIGYFKRIEDYLDVLFQSFRQMSAFALFPVFILLFGVGELSKTIIIFWASLWPILLNTSNGVKQVDKLVVQSVKSMGASRSFIFLKVILPAAAPAIFTGIRLGGSYCVMALVAAEMIGATAGLGYLIMYSQETFNIPQMYAGIIVLAFMGLGINYVLRLIERRFTGWKQGVSIGE
- a CDS encoding ABC transporter ATP-binding protein, with amino-acid sequence MIKIQAGRIHREFQVKNNSGETERLVVLENFNLQIREGEFLSILGPSGCGKSTFLNILAGLDRHDGGEILVDGETIKTRSFDRGLVFQGYALLPWRTVLENLEIGLEIRHVGKKERRAIAQHYLALVGLSAFAHQYPHQLSGGMRQRVAIARVLAYQPDLLLMDEPFAALDAQTREILQIELIKIWEADKKTIVFITHSIDEAILLSDRVAVMTARPGQVKELIEVALPRPRTEAIRNSGDFARIRQYAWELIKDEVVKAQSLQAGIEEREHNEKIG